A region of Ferruginibacter albus DNA encodes the following proteins:
- a CDS encoding T9SS type B sorting domain-containing protein encodes MKYVLAGLLIFFIIQVQGQVCPANVNFSFGDITHWFAYTGNNQHGNGLSAIKQTYDSTVAAPAGTIGATYIPEYTLPQVKGITVNTTNGTDIYGGFDKIPTINGYSYDYSVTIGSTSITRKSRQNDPPPGGYIRGVSYIINVPPGSALVPYTMTYAYAMVLENGTHNSSEQPLFSATLNTPDSIITCASPAYYLPTFNNSTNGGGATLDSATAIENGFSPSRLPSPNPDPNSDNPNAQHLYDVWAKGWTEVTFDLSGYRGKQVALTFEVDNCVPGGHFAYAYVAIRNTCNGLAISGNTNACTGTTIMYSVPALANATYQWTVPPGWTIISGANTNIITVKVGSQSGAVSVREKNSCADLQSIKQVTTSSPTVAGVVGSDNTVCTGNNSTQLTLNGNSGSVLKWIASIDNGANWTSINNTGNSLIAQNLTSTTVYKAVVQNSSACTVDSTNTVTITVDEKSVGGAIDPANSNVCNGQNTNNVLTLTGNLGNVLAWQSSTNGINWTNVNPPDVSSTYSVGNIILSTSYRAIVKNGVCNNDTSAIASVKLFPAAFPAATIQPEEANICYGDSALTHVVITTGTSYSWSPVNSLRNYGNGIVNTTPYVIDVTAFPGQTTGYVLSVQNTGCPNILTDTFLVNVVPPFKVSAGNDTVIVANQPLQLQATTSDLFPNQFTWTPSFYLDNTTIANPIATIGTGIYSMTYMVKGIDAVGCSDSAYIHIKIYDVPADIYVPTAFTPNGDGLNDVFKPIALGIRSLSSFRIYNRWGAIVFSTNNIGKGWDGTFNGEMQNPGNYVWIADGINYSGVPVQKKGNVILIR; translated from the coding sequence ATGAAATACGTTTTAGCGGGGCTACTCATTTTTTTTATAATACAGGTACAAGGGCAGGTATGCCCGGCTAATGTAAATTTTTCTTTCGGAGATATTACTCATTGGTTTGCCTATACGGGTAATAATCAGCATGGCAACGGACTTTCTGCTATAAAGCAAACATACGATTCCACCGTTGCAGCACCTGCCGGAACTATTGGTGCAACATACATTCCGGAATACACACTTCCACAAGTAAAAGGTATTACTGTAAATACCACTAACGGAACGGATATATATGGTGGCTTTGATAAGATACCTACTATAAACGGTTATTCATATGATTATTCAGTAACCATTGGTTCTACTTCCATAACAAGAAAAAGCAGGCAAAATGATCCTCCTCCCGGAGGCTATATCAGGGGTGTAAGTTATATCATAAATGTGCCGCCGGGTTCAGCGTTGGTTCCTTATACAATGACATATGCTTATGCTATGGTATTGGAAAATGGGACACATAACTCCTCAGAACAACCTCTTTTCAGCGCTACTTTAAATACACCGGATAGTATCATCACCTGTGCATCGCCGGCTTATTATTTACCAACATTTAATAACTCAACTAATGGTGGTGGCGCAACGCTTGACAGTGCTACTGCCATAGAAAATGGTTTTTCACCCAGCAGGTTGCCGTCTCCTAATCCCGATCCTAATTCTGACAATCCTAATGCACAGCATTTATATGATGTATGGGCAAAGGGCTGGACAGAAGTCACTTTCGATCTTTCCGGATACAGAGGTAAGCAAGTAGCACTAACCTTTGAAGTAGATAATTGCGTACCGGGCGGCCATTTTGCTTATGCCTATGTGGCTATAAGAAACACCTGCAACGGGTTAGCTATAAGTGGGAATACCAATGCCTGTACCGGTACCACAATAATGTATTCTGTACCTGCATTGGCCAATGCAACCTACCAGTGGACTGTTCCTCCGGGTTGGACGATTATTTCAGGGGCAAACACAAATATTATTACAGTTAAAGTTGGTAGTCAAAGCGGCGCTGTATCGGTTAGAGAAAAAAACAGTTGTGCCGACCTTCAAAGTATTAAACAAGTTACTACCTCTTCTCCAACGGTAGCTGGTGTTGTAGGCAGCGATAATACTGTTTGTACAGGAAATAATTCAACGCAATTAACATTAAACGGCAACAGCGGATCTGTTTTAAAATGGATAGCCTCTATAGATAACGGAGCAAACTGGACGAGTATAAACAATACGGGTAACAGCTTAATTGCACAAAACTTAACCTCTACTACTGTTTATAAAGCTGTTGTCCAAAATTCATCCGCCTGCACTGTCGATTCAACCAATACGGTTACTATTACTGTTGATGAAAAAAGTGTAGGGGGGGCTATTGATCCTGCAAATTCTAATGTTTGCAATGGTCAAAACACTAATAATGTTTTAACGCTGACAGGTAACCTGGGCAATGTTCTTGCATGGCAATCATCTACCAATGGCATTAACTGGACAAACGTTAATCCACCCGATGTAAGTTCAACCTATAGTGTGGGCAATATAATTCTTTCAACCAGCTATAGAGCTATTGTAAAGAACGGAGTTTGTAATAATGATACCAGTGCTATTGCTTCCGTTAAATTATTTCCTGCGGCATTTCCTGCAGCAACGATTCAGCCTGAAGAAGCAAATATATGTTATGGCGATTCAGCTCTAACACATGTTGTGATAACCACCGGCACAAGCTATTCCTGGTCTCCTGTAAATTCATTGCGGAATTATGGGAACGGTATCGTTAACACCACACCTTATGTTATAGATGTAACTGCATTCCCGGGACAAACAACAGGCTATGTATTAAGCGTACAAAATACCGGTTGCCCAAATATACTTACAGATACATTTCTGGTAAATGTAGTTCCTCCGTTTAAAGTGAGTGCCGGTAATGATACTGTCATTGTTGCCAATCAACCGCTTCAATTACAAGCTACCACTAGCGATCTGTTTCCAAATCAATTTACATGGACACCATCGTTTTATTTAGATAATACCACTATTGCCAATCCCATTGCTACTATCGGTACAGGCATTTATAGTATGACCTATATGGTTAAAGGTATAGATGCTGTCGGCTGTAGTGATTCAGCATATATTCATATAAAGATATACGATGTGCCGGCAGATATTTATGTGCCAACTGCGTTTACGCCTAACGGTGATGGTTTGAATGATGTATTTAAACCAATTGCTTTAGGGATTAGATCGTTAAGTTCATTCAGGATATATAACCGCTGGGGAGCAATAGTTTTTTCAACAAATAATATAGGTAAAGGATGGGATGGTACTTTTAACGGAGAGATGCAAAATCCGGGTAATTATGTTTGGATAGCAGATGGAATTAACTATTCCGGAGTTCCGGTACAAAAGAAAGGTAACGTGATTTTGATTCGATAA
- a CDS encoding T9SS type A sorting domain-containing protein — MSNGYYEYLPTGYSTSGRAYPLLIFMHGLGELGDGSPSQLPYVLRNGPPMQINNGTFPESFTVNGQVFRFIVLSPQFTQWPTPVTLDSFINYAMGHYRVDVTRIYLTGLSMGGGAVWDYAGNSVATASRLAAIVPISGASWPDVTHANNIAKGNIAVWATHNSGDPTVPVSYTEDYVSEINSAPSPPNPLAKMTIFNQNYHDAWTQTYDLNYRENGLNVYEWMLQFKRGNTIVLPVTGLSIILEPSNNGVMINWKTYTEINTSGFEIERSSDGINYIPVGSSQSSGNETTGGTYNYFDASTNNGKNYYRIKIIDKNGNFTYSSVKMIDMDNTISLRLYPNPASNIVTIKAGSNFSNAQIKVLNSAGQMVMQKLVNGTNIISIPVTGLQSGSYFINVLEENGYKTRLSFIKN, encoded by the coding sequence ATGTCAAACGGATATTACGAATATCTTCCCACCGGGTATTCAACCAGTGGTAGGGCATATCCTTTATTGATCTTCATGCATGGGTTAGGAGAATTGGGAGATGGCAGTCCATCACAATTACCTTATGTTTTGCGTAACGGCCCACCAATGCAGATCAATAATGGAACATTCCCGGAATCCTTTACTGTTAACGGTCAGGTTTTTCGCTTCATCGTTTTATCTCCCCAGTTTACGCAATGGCCTACGCCGGTTACATTAGATAGCTTTATTAACTATGCAATGGGACATTATAGAGTGGATGTAACAAGAATTTATCTTACCGGCTTAAGCATGGGCGGCGGTGCTGTTTGGGATTATGCAGGTAATAGCGTAGCTACTGCAAGCAGGTTGGCAGCTATTGTACCTATTTCGGGAGCCTCTTGGCCGGATGTGACTCACGCCAATAATATAGCAAAAGGAAATATCGCTGTTTGGGCAACACATAATAGTGGTGATCCTACTGTGCCGGTTAGTTATACAGAAGATTATGTTAGCGAAATTAATAGCGCTCCATCACCTCCTAATCCTTTGGCTAAAATGACCATCTTTAATCAGAATTATCATGATGCATGGACACAGACATATGATCTGAATTACCGGGAAAATGGACTAAATGTATATGAGTGGATGCTTCAATTCAAAAGAGGTAATACTATTGTATTGCCTGTTACGGGATTGTCAATCATTCTTGAACCTTCTAATAATGGAGTGATGATAAACTGGAAAACATATACAGAGATCAATACCTCCGGATTTGAAATAGAGCGAAGCAGCGACGGTATAAATTATATTCCTGTTGGATCTTCTCAAAGCTCGGGAAATGAAACTACCGGTGGTACTTATAATTATTTCGACGCATCAACAAACAACGGAAAAAATTACTATCGTATCAAGATCATTGATAAGAATGGCAATTTTACCTATAGCTCTGTCAAGATGATTGATATGGATAATACGATCTCCTTAAGATTATATCCTAATCCTGCAAGCAATATTGTTACTATTAAAGCAGGCAGCAATTTTTCCAATGCGCAGATAAAAGTTCTGAATAGTGCAGGACAAATGGTAATGCAAAAATTGGTTAATGGAACCAATATTATTTCAATACCGGTTACGGGATTGCAGTCGGGTAGTTATTTTATTAATGTGCTGGAAGAAAACGGGTATAAAACGAGACTTTCTTTTATAAAAAACTAA
- a CDS encoding response regulator, giving the protein MRKFLLIDDHEVVRAGIKNVLLELFKPCIIYEANNEESSIKSLKQRNYDLILMDIQMPDTNSLGLMEHIKVHYPDARVLIFSMGAENIYAKRFIQAGAMGFISKNSGLSELTKAIDLVLKGRKYISNSLAEQFANELGGNSSATDNPFSKLSPREFEIVSLLTKGKTLSEISEYLNINTSTVGTHKARLFEKLNVKNIVELIEVGKLYNIE; this is encoded by the coding sequence ATGAGAAAATTCTTATTAATTGATGATCATGAGGTGGTGAGGGCAGGCATTAAAAATGTGCTGCTGGAGCTGTTTAAGCCCTGTATTATTTATGAAGCCAATAATGAAGAAAGTTCCATAAAATCTCTAAAGCAAAGAAATTACGATCTTATTTTGATGGACATCCAGATGCCTGACACCAATTCACTAGGGTTAATGGAGCATATTAAAGTGCATTACCCTGACGCTCGAGTACTGATATTTTCTATGGGCGCTGAAAATATTTATGCCAAGCGGTTCATACAGGCAGGCGCTATGGGTTTTATTTCCAAAAACTCAGGCTTGAGCGAATTAACAAAGGCAATTGACCTGGTATTAAAAGGTCGTAAATATATCAGCAATAGTTTAGCAGAACAATTTGCAAATGAATTAGGAGGTAATAGCAGTGCTACCGATAATCCGTTCAGTAAATTAAGTCCGCGGGAATTTGAAATTGTTTCTTTACTTACCAAGGGGAAAACGCTCAGCGAAATATCAGAATATCTAAATATCAATACTTCAACAGTAGGAACTCACAAGGCACGTCTTTTTGAAAAACTGAATGTAAAAAACATTGTAGAACTTATAGAAGTAGGAAAATTATACAATATTGAATAA
- a CDS encoding PAS domain-containing sensor histidine kinase — MEKRSYKKRLAQTQEKPGYIEMVSKPEVQYYAEPATESLVLIPSQPHKSKPDEIYRLLFENSPLAIFIWKLNDLKIVDVNDAAVKLSGYSRAELLGMNAADICPPNDRERLLKLTQKIIRYEHFKQSGIWRHITKQGKMVYADISSQKIIYNNNSVILNMATDITEKVMLEKKLTQERIQKQKEITQAAIIAQEKERAYLGAELHDNINQILATAYLYLDTSLVNESSRMILIKDSKEFIMSAIREIRRLSKTLSPPSLEATLADALESIVVNISLVNILKIKTEWSELKEDKIERELKLTIYRIVQEQLNNILKHAKASAVLITLKQTHNTLQLFIKDDGVGFSLSQKKEGVGLQNISSRAALHNGSVIINTKPGAGCELIVNFNLIKKEDSI; from the coding sequence ATGGAGAAACGTTCATACAAGAAAAGACTTGCCCAAACCCAGGAGAAACCCGGCTATATTGAAATGGTTTCTAAACCTGAAGTTCAATATTACGCAGAACCAGCTACAGAAAGTCTTGTATTGATTCCATCACAACCACATAAAAGTAAACCGGACGAAATTTATCGTCTTCTATTTGAAAATTCTCCATTGGCTATTTTTATATGGAAGCTCAATGACCTGAAAATTGTAGATGTAAATGATGCTGCCGTTAAATTATCAGGATATTCAAGAGCTGAGTTGTTGGGCATGAATGCTGCAGATATTTGCCCCCCTAATGATCGTGAACGCTTATTAAAATTAACTCAGAAAATAATCAGGTACGAACATTTTAAGCAATCGGGCATATGGAGGCATATTACCAAGCAAGGTAAAATGGTATATGCTGATATCTCTTCTCAAAAGATCATTTATAATAACAACTCTGTTATACTTAATATGGCAACAGACATAACGGAGAAGGTTATGTTAGAAAAAAAATTAACACAGGAACGTATACAAAAGCAAAAAGAAATCACCCAGGCAGCTATTATCGCACAGGAAAAAGAAAGAGCTTATCTGGGAGCTGAATTGCATGATAATATAAACCAGATATTGGCCACTGCTTATCTTTATTTAGATACGTCGTTGGTAAATGAAAGCTCGCGAATGATATTGATAAAAGATAGTAAGGAGTTTATCATGTCTGCCATTCGTGAAATACGTAGGCTTTCTAAAACCCTTTCGCCGCCTTCACTAGAAGCTACACTGGCAGATGCATTGGAATCGATTGTGGTAAACATCTCTCTTGTAAATATCTTAAAAATTAAAACAGAGTGGAGCGAGTTAAAAGAAGATAAAATTGAACGGGAGCTTAAACTAACGATTTACCGTATTGTACAGGAGCAACTGAATAATATATTGAAACACGCAAAAGCCTCTGCCGTATTAATTACGTTGAAACAAACTCACAATACGTTACAATTATTTATTAAAGATGACGGGGTAGGCTTTTCTTTATCACAAAAAAAAGAAGGTGTGGGCCTACAGAATATTTCATCAAGAGCAGCATTGCATAACGGTTCTGTGATCATCAATACTAAGCCTGGTGCAGGTTGTGAGCTGATAGTAAATTTCAATCTAATAAAAAAAGAAGACAGCATTTAA